The following coding sequences lie in one Macrobrachium nipponense isolate FS-2020 chromosome 45, ASM1510439v2, whole genome shotgun sequence genomic window:
- the LOC135214419 gene encoding acanthoscurrin-2-like → MIGQSTLLVAVAICALATALPGRPYGGAGVGGVGGLGGVGGLGGVGGLGGVGGLGGVGGLGGVGVGGGHLGGVGVGGGHLGGLSGGLGGGALGGGLGGGALGVGGSSFNPAHFPDLVPGFQFHQSHPGQGFGGCKYWCRSSYQNNYYCCTRSTYAG, encoded by the coding sequence ATGATTGGACAATCAACTCTTCTCGTGGCAGTAGCCATCTGTGCCTTAGCAACGGCTCTTCCAGGAAGGCCTTATGGAGGCGCTGGAGTAGGAGGTGTTGGAGGACTTGGAGGTGTTGGAGGTCTTGGAGGTGTAGGAGGCCTTGGAGGTGTTGGAGGACTCGGAGGTGTTGGAGGACTCGGAGGTGTTGGTGTTGGAGGTGGACATCTTGGAGGTGTTGGTGTTGGAGGAGGGCACCTTGGTGGACTTAGTGGTGGCCTTGGAGGTGGAGCTTTGGGAGGTGGCCTTGGAGGTGGAGCTTTAGGCGTTGGAGGATCTTCCTTCAACCCAGCCCACTTCCCAGACCTCGTTCCAGGATTCCAATTCCACCAGTCCCATCCAGGACAGGGATTCGGTGGCTGCAAATACTGGTGCCGTAGCTCTTACCAGAACAACTATTACTGCTGCACAAGGTCCACCTATGCTGGATAA
- the LOC135214418 gene encoding acanthoscurrin-2-like codes for MIGQSTLLVALAICALATALPGKPYGAGVGGVGGLGGVGGLGGVGGLGGVGGLGGVGVGGGHLGGAGVGGGHLGGHSGGLGGGALGGGLGGGALGGGLGGGALGVGGSSFNPAHFPDLVPGFQFHQSHPGQGFGGCKYWCRSSYQNNYYCCTRSTYAG; via the coding sequence ATGATTGGACAATCAACTCTTCTCGTGGCATTGGCCATTTGTGCCTTAGCAACGGCTCTTCCAGGAAAGCCTTATGGAGCTGGAGTAGGAGGCGTTGGAGGACTTGGAGGTGTTGGAGGACTCGGAGGTGTTGGAGGCCTTGGAGGTGTTGGAGGACTTGGAGGTGTTGGTGTTGGAGGTGGACATCTTGGAGGTGCTGGTGTTGGAGGAGGGCACCTTGGTGGACATAGTGGTGGCCTTGGAGGTGGAGCTTTAGGTGGTGGCCTTGGAGGTGGAGCTTTAGGTGGTGGCCTTGGAGGTGGAGCTTTAGGCGTTGGAGGATCCTCCTTCAACCCAGCCCACTTCCCAGACCTCGTTCCAGGATTCCAATTCCACCAGTCCCATCCAGGACAGGGATTCGGTGGCTGCAAATACTGGTGCCGTAGCTCTTACCAGAACAACTATTACTGCTGCACAAGGTCCACCTATGCTGGATAA
- the LOC135214420 gene encoding acanthoscurrin-1-like translates to MTGQSTLLVALALCAFATALPGRPYGGAGVDGVGGLGGVGVGGGHLGGLGGVGVGGGHLGGAGGVAGLGGIDGALGTGVVGVGVGGSSFNPAHFPDLVPGFPFHQSHPGQGFGGCKYWCRSSYQNNYYCCTRSTYAG, encoded by the coding sequence ATGACTGGACAATCAACCCTTCTCGTGGCACTTGCCCTTTGCGCCTTTGCAACGGCTCTTCCAGGAAGGCCTTATGGAGGTGCTGGAGTAGATGGCGTTGGAGGTCTTGGAGGAGTTGGTGTAGGAGGTGGACATCTTGGAGGTCTTGGAGGAGTTGGTGTTGGAGGTGGACACCTTGGAGGCGCTGGTGGAGTTGCTGGACTTGGGGGAATCGATGGCGCCCTTGGAACTGGAGTGGTTGGAGTAGGTGTTGGAGGATCCTCCTTCAACCCAGCCCACTTCCCTGACCTCGTTCCAGGATTCCCATTCCACCAGTCCCATCCAGGACAGGGATTCGGTGGCTGCAAATACTGGTGCCGTAGCTCTTACCAGAACAACTATTACTGCTGCACAAGGTCCACCTATGCTGGATAA
- the LOC135214111 gene encoding acanthoscurrin-2-like, whose product MLGKSTVVLAAAALCTFATALPGHYDLSAGGRIVHQEGVGIAAGHLEGAGVGGGHLGSVGVGTGVGGGHLGGAGVGGGQLGSVGVGAGHFGSGGVGAGHFGGVGVGGGHLGSVGVGAGHLGGIGVGAGHLGGVGIGAGHFGGAGVGGGHLGSVGIGAGHLGGAGVGGGHLGSVGVGAGHLGVAGGGLGGGAFGVGGGFYNPAHYPDIVPGFPFQQSYPGKGFGGCKNWCRSSFQNNYYCCTRPTYAG is encoded by the coding sequence ATGCTTGGGAAGTCAACTGTGGTACTTGCGGCAGCTGCCCTCTGTACCTTTGCAACGGCTCTTCCAGGACACTATGACCTGAGTGCAGGGGGACGAATTGTACATCAGGAAGGCGTGGGAATAGCAGCTGGACACCTTGAAGGAGCTGGTGTTGGAGGTGGACACCTCGGAAGTGTTGGAGTAGGAACTGGTGTTGGAGGCGGACACCTTGGAGGAGCTGGTGTTGGAGGTGGACAGCTTGGAAGTGTTGGAGTAGGAGCTGGGCACTTTGGAAGTGGTGGAGTAGGAGCTGGACACTTTGGAGGTGTTGGTGTTGGAGGTGGACACCTTGGAAGTGTTGGAGTAGGAGCTGGACATCTTGGAGGTATTGGTGTTGGAGCTGGGCATCTTGGAGGTGTTGGAATAGGAGCTGGACACTTTGGAGGAGCTGGTGTTGGTGGTGGACACCTTGGAAGTGTTGGAATAGGAGCTGGACATCTTGGAGGAGCTGGTGTTGGAGGTGGACACCTTGGAAGCGTTGGTGTTGGAGCTGGACATCTAGGAGTAGCTGGTGGCGGCCTTGGAGGTGGGGCTTTTGGTGTTGGAGGAGGCTTCTACAACCCGGCTCACTATCCGGACATCGTTCCCGGATTCCCTTTCCAGCAATCCTATCCAGGCAAAGGATTCGGTGGGTGTAAAAATTGGTGCCGCAGCTCTTTCCAGAACAACTATTACTGCTGCACAAGACCCACCTATGCTGGATAA
- the LOC135214112 gene encoding acanthoscurrin-2-like has protein sequence MIGQSTLLVALAFCAFATALPGKPYAGAGAGQLGGLGGVGGLGGVGGLGGVGVGAGHLGGVGVGAGHLGGAGVGLGGVGGGLAGGALGVGGSSFNPAHFPDLVPGFPFHQSHPGQGFGGCKYWCRSSYQKNYYCCTRSTYAG, from the coding sequence ATGATTGGACAGTCGACTCTTCTCGTGGCACTTGCCTTTtgtgcctttgcaacggctcttCCAGGAAAGCCTTATGCTGGTGCAGGAGCTGGGCAATTGGGAGGTCTTGGAGGTGTAGGAGGTCTTGGAGGTGTTGGAGGTCTTGGAGGTGTTGGAGTAGGAGCTGGACACCTTGGAGGTGTTGGTGTTGGAGCTGGACATCTTGGAGGAGCTGGTGTTGGTCTTGGAGGAGTTGGTGGTGGCCTTGCAGGTGGAGCTTTGGGCGTTGGAGGATCCTCCTTCAATCCAGCCCACTTCCCAGACCTCGTTCCAGGATTCCCATTCCATCAGTCCCATCCAGGCCAGGGATTCGGTGGCTGCAAATACTGGTGCCGTAGCTCTTACCAGAAGAACTATTACTGCTGCACAAGGTCCACCTATGCTGGATAA
- the LOC135214422 gene encoding acanthoscurrin-2-like, with product MIGQSTLLVAIAFCAFATALPGKPYGGAGVGAGNLGGLGGVGGLGGVGGLGGVGGLGGVGGLGGVGVGAGHLGGVGVGAGHLGGSGVGLGGVGGGLAGGALGVGGASFNPAHFPDLVPGFPFHQSHPGQGFGGCKYWCRSSYQKNYYCCTRSTYAG from the coding sequence ATGATTGGACAATCGACCCTTCTCGTGGCAATCGCCTTTTGTGCCTTTGCAACGGCACTTCCAGGAAAGCCTTATGGAGGCGCTGGTGTAGGAGCTGGGAACCTGGGAGGCCTTGGAGGTGTTGGAGGCCTTGGAGGTGTTGGAGGTCTTGGAGGTGTTGGAGGCCTTGGAGGTGTTGGAGGTCTTGGAGGTGTTGGAGTAGGAGCTGGACACCTTGGAGGTGTTGGTGTTGGAGCTGGACATCTTGGAGGCTCTGGCGTTGGTCTTGGAGGAGTTGGTGGTGGCCTTGCAGGTGGAGCTTTGGGCGTTGGAGGAGCCTCCTTCAACCCAGCCCACTTCCCAGACCTCGTTCCAGGATTCCCATTCCACCAGTCCCATCCAGGACAGGGATTTGGTGGGTGCAAATACTGGTGCCGTAGCTCTTACCAGAAGAACTATTACTGCTGCACAAGGTCCACCTATGCTGGATAA
- the LOC135214421 gene encoding acanthoscurrin-2-like, protein MARHSPLPLAVAICSVASALAGGLLGSTGGVAGVSGALGSLGHLGSVGVGGGNLGNVVGGSYLGAGHLGGAGVGAGNLGNVGAGHLGGVGVGGGHLGSALGVGHLGGVGVGTGNLGNVGGGYIAAGQVGGIGVGAGQLGATLGAGHLGGITAGSGLLGGVSVGLPGNNLQGSVSYNPAFYPNIIPGFPFLTYNPGSGFAGCPYWCRSTIQGNYYCCRRTPYAG, encoded by the coding sequence ATGGCAAGACATTCACCTCTTCCCCTGGCAGTAGCCATTTGCTCTGTGGCCTCTGCTCTTGCAGGAGGTCTCCTTGGAAGCACAGGTGGGGTTGCAGGCGTGTCAGGTGCTCTTGGAAGCCTCGGACACCTTGGAAGCGTTGGTGTTGGAGGTGGGAACTTGGGGAATGTTGTTGGGGGTAGTTATCTAGGAGCTGGACATCTTGGAGGAGCTGGTGTTGGAGCTGGCAACCTTGGGAATGTTGGAGCTGGTCATCTTGGAGGCGTTGGGGTTGGAGGTGGACATCTAGGAAGTGCCCTTGGGGTTGGACATCTCGGAGGTGTTGGAGTTGGAACTGGTAACCTTGGAAATGTTGGAGGTGGTTATATAGCAGCTGGACAAGTTGGAGGCATTGGTGTTGGAGCTGGCCAACTTGGGGCTACACTTGGAGCTGGCCATCTTGGAGGCATCACTGCCGGAAGTGGACTCCTTGGAGGTGTCTCAGTTGGGCTTCCAGGAAACAACCTTCAGGGTAGTGTCTCCTACAATCCAGCCTTCTACCCAAACATCATTCCAGGATTCCCTTTCTTGACTTACAATCCTGGAAGCGGATTTGCAGGATGTCCCTACTGGTGCCGCAGCACAATCCAAGGGAACTATTATTGCTGCAGGCGAACCCCCTACGCTGGATAA